A region from the candidate division WOR-3 bacterium genome encodes:
- a CDS encoding sulfotransferase domain-containing protein: protein MNSGKKSDWQPDFIGVGAERCATTWCWYCLNEHPEICVTHPKEVHYFDRNYDKGEKWYRLHFSCDNNQIMGEINPLYMYSPVAARRIAHDYPDTNILLILRNPFERTMDRLFLDLQNVIGGIDNITLAQAKQLAKTKDDYLERSLYFKYLSPYFDYFDRENIIILYYDDLKSDHRNFLSNLYRSLGADPYFIPPSADKAINIAGNYRWPLLFFSLQKVSRTAKKYSVTNRLLEWVNRNLGIREWFFRVATVNKGKPDFKFMEVFCEADRDLILQDLENLAQILKVRVPVSWINDIA, encoded by the coding sequence ATGAATTCTGGAAAGAAATCAGACTGGCAGCCAGATTTCATCGGTGTGGGTGCGGAAAGGTGTGCTACAACATGGTGTTGGTATTGTCTTAATGAACATCCGGAGATCTGTGTGACTCACCCAAAAGAGGTTCATTATTTTGATAGGAATTACGATAAAGGGGAAAAGTGGTATCGCCTTCATTTTTCTTGTGATAATAATCAGATAATGGGTGAAATTAACCCTCTCTATATGTATAGTCCGGTAGCAGCCAGAAGGATAGCCCACGATTACCCAGATACTAATATACTTTTAATCCTACGAAATCCGTTTGAGCGGACCATGGATCGTCTATTCCTGGATCTGCAGAATGTAATTGGAGGTATTGATAATATAACCTTGGCTCAGGCCAAACAATTGGCTAAGACGAAGGATGACTATCTGGAAAGAAGCCTCTATTTTAAATACCTATCACCATATTTTGATTATTTTGACCGAGAAAATATTATTATATTATATTATGACGACCTGAAATCTGACCATCGCAATTTTTTATCCAACTTATACAGGTCTCTAGGTGCAGATCCATATTTTATTCCGCCATCAGCGGATAAAGCAATTAATATTGCCGGCAACTACCGTTGGCCGCTGCTTTTTTTCAGTTTGCAGAAAGTATCTAGAACTGCCAAGAAGTATTCTGTCACTAATAGATTATTAGAGTGGGTTAATAGAAATTTAGGTATTCGGGAATGGTTCTTCAGAGTCGCTACCGTCAACAAGGGTAAACCAGATTTTAAATTTATGGAAGTTTTCTGCGAGGCAGATCGCGACCTGATCCTGCAGGATCTTGAGAATCTGGCGCAAATATTGAAAGTCCGCGTCCCTGTGAGCTGGATCAATGATATCGCATAA
- a CDS encoding oligosaccharide flippase family protein, translating to MITTARIKTNVIFNAGGTLAGFVLQFGLLIILARLLSISDYAGYLMAAAIIGVAEMISDFGTRVWAMKHFALPHSSSKVMRLAIESKIIFSLIGGVLLSVIPIRTVGLLILFLSFLIAITQPNTDPLLWNLRGKERLDLEAVIVLAWKALVTLSLAAAAFLGYSLAVLLTLWLISNILRIAFELRLPMTPSLQIQGDAGAGEVGLRGVTKVICQVFPIGVSMFLMNIYSRMGVFVLDRIGTALNVAVYGTAFNLAWSLSFIATSITLAYFPRLSQSLQECNTAKTMTILDKKIKMITAVYLVVCLGVIVLGPLIVPMLYGKGLTEAGMVMVLLAPGLYLWCINFALKFTLNAMGRNWSDTFSVVVGILVFFAAFWSLRQTNLPQAAAAAWGLGEFGAFAIKMVALKYFCSKAISLTLILITNIILISTVLIRYTLSA from the coding sequence ATGATTACGACTGCCAGAATAAAAACAAATGTGATATTTAATGCCGGAGGAACACTAGCCGGGTTTGTTTTACAATTTGGTTTATTAATAATTCTGGCCAGACTTCTAAGTATTAGTGATTATGCAGGGTACCTCATGGCGGCCGCCATTATTGGGGTGGCAGAGATGATTTCTGACTTCGGAACTCGGGTCTGGGCCATGAAACATTTTGCTCTGCCACATTCCTCCAGCAAGGTTATGCGTCTTGCGATAGAAAGCAAAATTATTTTCTCCTTAATAGGTGGGGTGCTTTTAAGCGTAATCCCTATCAGAACCGTCGGCCTTCTGATTTTATTCTTATCATTCCTGATCGCCATTACCCAGCCAAATACCGATCCATTACTGTGGAACTTGCGGGGTAAGGAAAGATTAGATTTAGAGGCTGTTATAGTTCTTGCTTGGAAGGCACTGGTGACTCTCAGCCTGGCTGCCGCAGCCTTCCTCGGCTACAGCCTTGCTGTTCTTCTAACACTATGGCTGATAAGCAACATACTCCGAATCGCTTTTGAGCTTAGACTGCCTATGACCCCGTCTTTGCAGATCCAGGGGGACGCTGGCGCCGGAGAGGTTGGTCTAAGAGGAGTGACCAAGGTAATTTGCCAGGTTTTTCCCATCGGTGTTTCAATGTTCCTCATGAACATCTACTCCCGGATGGGAGTTTTTGTCCTTGATCGGATTGGGACTGCCCTTAATGTGGCCGTTTATGGAACAGCATTTAATCTGGCTTGGAGCCTCTCGTTCATTGCCACTAGCATAACATTGGCGTACTTTCCGAGGTTGTCTCAATCCTTGCAAGAATGCAACACAGCTAAGACAATGACTATTCTTGACAAGAAAATTAAAATGATCACTGCGGTATATCTTGTCGTGTGTCTTGGAGTCATTGTGCTTGGACCTTTGATAGTCCCAATGTTATATGGGAAGGGCCTAACGGAAGCTGGCATGGTGATGGTCCTGCTGGCGCCCGGCCTCTATCTCTGGTGCATCAATTTTGCCTTGAAGTTTACCTTAAATGCCATGGGTCGCAATTGGAGCGATACTTTTTCGGTGGTAGTAGGAATTTTGGTTTTCTTCGCAGCATTCTGGAGCTTAAGACAAACAAATCTTCCCCAGGCTGCGGCAGCTGCCTGGGGACTGGGAGAATTTGGAGCTTTCGCAATCAAAATGGTCGCTCTCAAGTATTTTTGCTCCAAGGCAATATCCCTGACATTAATATTGATTACAAACATCATTCTTATCTCTACAGTTTTAATAAGGTATACATTATCGGCGTAA
- a CDS encoding glycoside hydrolase family 2 TIM barrel-domain containing protein, with amino-acid sequence MRLYLNHKIVSLILNIFIIAMINICTVIAIMFVFFPDLSFSAQIHDKIVLMYQVQKNVTDYELALLKNKGVNFIQSFSLITWSDPEIRDYLDRAHKHGLKVIVSLCGFLKQDRSKAFKETEISLSDFKKSVDNFIRKWKYHPAIALWHTIDEPKEVYKRVSKKNQEEIYNFVKRCDPGRLIMISQNLTNQKEYDEYFSEQAFDILDIHAYVNPEISKVQSDLINLFRINRRKRYPLIITFRAFNGSGWEDLREDSLQKQYDYFIIQANLTMNYGFYGWQLDARHGNYGISQVEYIKKQFINLSTR; translated from the coding sequence ATGCGTTTATATCTTAATCACAAGATTGTAAGCCTTATTCTTAATATTTTTATCATCGCTATGATTAATATATGTACAGTTATTGCGATAATGTTTGTTTTCTTTCCAGACTTATCGTTTTCTGCTCAGATTCATGACAAAATAGTTTTGATGTACCAAGTTCAAAAGAATGTCACTGATTACGAACTTGCGTTATTGAAAAACAAAGGGGTCAATTTTATTCAAAGTTTTTCTTTAATCACCTGGTCAGATCCGGAAATCAGGGATTATCTTGACAGGGCCCACAAACATGGGCTTAAAGTTATTGTTTCTCTTTGCGGATTTCTGAAGCAAGACAGATCGAAGGCATTTAAAGAGACAGAAATAAGCCTTAGTGATTTTAAAAAGTCTGTAGATAATTTCATTAGAAAGTGGAAGTATCATCCGGCGATAGCCTTGTGGCATACCATAGATGAACCCAAAGAGGTATATAAAAGGGTTTCTAAAAAAAATCAGGAGGAGATCTATAATTTCGTAAAAAGATGTGATCCGGGAAGGCTGATCATGATCTCCCAGAACTTAACTAATCAGAAGGAATACGATGAATATTTTAGTGAGCAGGCCTTTGATATTTTAGATATTCATGCGTATGTTAATCCTGAAATATCAAAGGTCCAATCAGATTTAATAAATTTATTTAGGATTAATAGACGGAAAAGATACCCCCTGATAATAACCTTCCGAGCATTTAATGGGAGTGGTTGGGAGGACCTGCGGGAAGACAGCCTGCAGAAACAATATGACTATTTCATAATACAGGCCAATCTGACGATGAATTATGGCTTTTATGGTTGGCAACTTGACGCCAGGCATGGTAATTACGGAATATCCCAGGTGGAGTATATTAAGAAACAATTTATCAATCTAAGTACACGATAA